In Runella sp. SP2, the genomic window CTCTTTCGCCAATGTTTGGTTTGGCAATGATAGGAAATTGTAAGTGGTTGTTTTTTAATAGTTTAAGGGTTTCTTCAAAGGGGGTTTTGTGAGCGATAAACACAGTGGTGGGTAAATACTCAGGGTTGATTTTGCGGAGAATGTCAATTTTACTTTCTCCATAAAATCCTCCCGCTTCTATTCCAGGATTGACGGCAGTAAAATAGGTTAGAGAACGCGATTTGAGGGCCAAATAAAGCCAATACGGAGCCATTGGCAGGTAAAAAAGCCACCAAGGCCAGTATTCGTAGTTGAAAGTTTTGACTAGAAAAAGGGGGAGTTTCATGTTATTTGGCTGGAAGATACGTATGAATGAACTGTTGGGCTTGTTTACGATGTAAAACTTGAATGATGATGGAAAGTTTCAACACGATAATCGCCAAGATAAACAGTTGACCACCATCGCCTTGGGATTCAATGCCAATCACCAACAAGTGAGATGCAATCGCCCCCAGCATCAGCCCCATGGCTAAAAAACCTCCTAAAAACGCGGTTGAAGGGAGTAATAATAAAATGCCCGTCACCAATTCGAGCACGCCCGTTGCTATTCTTCCCCAAGGTTCAACCCCTAGTTTGGTAAACAACGCCACCGACTCAGGGTGTGCTGTAAATTTAAAATAAAGGGTTTGTAATAAAATGCCTGCGGCAATTATTCGTAAAATCCACGAGATGATTGCTGTCGTTTTCATGTTATTAATTGAGGTTTAGTGAAAAAATGAAGTCCAACTTTTATCAGCTTTGGACTTGAGGTTAGTTTCGTCTTTGTTCCATTTGGTCAAGGTATTGTTGGTCCAAGAGTGGTAAAAGAGGTACAGTTTACCGTTTATAATTTTAAACGTTTCGGGGTCCACTTCAACTTTTTCGCCCGTGGCACCCATGGCGTAGGCACACCAGCCGCCGTATTGGGGTTCGTATTTTTTTGGGTCTTTGACAAACAACTCTTTGTTGGCTGCACTAGAAAAACGGTAGGTAACTCCCTCAAAAACAGCACTAAGCTGCTTGCTTCCTTCTACTGATTTGTTTTGGGTAAAATACGCGACGGGGTCGTACCCCTGAATGGCTAACCCATTTTCAAGGTTAAATTGCTTTGAACGTAATGACGCCTGACTATATACGAATAAGGGAGCGACGAGCAGTAGGGGCAGGAAAAAATGCTTTGTTTTCATCGGAAGAATAGGATATAAATTAGTTGGCTTTGTTTAACGTTGGCCAGTATTCGTTGGCTTTTTGAATGCGGGTTGGAACATCTTTTGACCATAATTCTTTGACTTTTTTGCTGTAATTCAAATACAGTTTTTGGTCAACGATAGTCCAAGCGTTGGGGTCGGTGGGAGATTTGTGGTTTTCACTGACTCCGTAGGCGCAGTAACCGCCAAATTGGGGTACGTATTTTTCAGGGTTGGCCTTAAAAGCTTCCAAATTAGCTGAAGAGCTAAACAACCATTTGGCGTCGTTCCAAGTCCACGAATAAGCTTCTTGTCCCTCTACGGGTTTGCTTTCGGTAAAATAAGCGACGGGGTCGTAGCCGTTGATGGCGATGCCGTTTTTCTGAAAAATACCTTTGTCTTGGGCAAAACTAACGGCCGAAAACAAAACGAAAAGTAGGGCAAACTGGGCGATACGATTTTTCATTTGAATAGTAATTAAATGGTAAGACTTGATTGTTTGAATTAGAAAGTGCTGTTAGAGAGGGAGATAAGTCTCAATCTTGACACAAAGGTGCAAATACGTGAGGTAGCGAATTGTCGGTGAGCCGACAATCAGGCTAAGATTTTAAAAGTTTGGTACAAAGACATGCCGATAAAAAACAAACCGATCAGTTTATCCATCGGGTAGCGTTGTATCAGACGGAATAATGTGCTTTGATAACGTTGTGCCAAATACGCAAAGAGCACTAAAATGAGAAAAGCCCCTAAAGCTGCGCCAAACACAAAAGAAAATTTTGCCCCAAATGTGTCAAGGCTAAAATGAGAGTGGAGGTATATCAAGAAAACGACCCAAAACGGCAAGAGTTGGGGGTTGAGCAAACCACTCAAAAAGCCCTTTAATGCTTCCACAGGTTGGGCAGAGCGAATGGCAGCATTGCGTTGTACGGGAGTTTTGATAAAATTGTAAACACCCATAATGAGAAAAAAAGGAATAATTGCCACTTCAAGGGTTTGAAAAATAGATTGATGTTTTGCTAAAAAAACTTGACTTTGCAGGGCTACCAGCGTATAAATAATTTCGGGCAAAGCACCGCTGGCCGCGACCCAAACCCCCGTTTTGAAGTTGTGGGAAAGGGTGGCATTAACAACGGCCAAATTGACGGGGCCAGGATGAATAGAGCCCATAAAACTAATGAGCGCTGTCAGTGAAAGAATAGCAAGGGATTCGGACATACCTTTGTTGATTAATGAAACAAAGGTAGGGTTGTGCAAACTGACGAATTGTCGGTAGGCTGACATTTGGAGGAAAGTAATTTCGTCTTTGTTGATTGGGCTATGAGCAACCCTTCTCACGGTGAAGAGGGTTGCTAACAACCCGACGTGAAGTAGCAAGGCAAGGCTTTACAAAAATATAATCTTGACAAATACAAGCATAGTGTAAATTTGAGAAAAAGAACCAGCTATCCACCATGAAAAATGCAAAATTGCTTATCTTGTTACTTCTTTGTGTAGATGTAAAAATACGATTGAAGCAGATGCTTTCACTTATGCTTCTTGGCGGAAGGTTGCGGAGATTGGTTCTGGCGTGGAAGAAATTGTAGTTGAAGTTAGAAATGTTAATGATATTTAAGAGTTTATGCCATGCAGAAGTGGATTAAAATCTATTATTCTATAGTTGTTGTGTGTATTTTGCTTTATGTACTACATCTATTATTTATTGAGTTAATATTTGTTTTGTTTTCTGGCTCACCCAATTTTCCTATTAATCGTTACGAGTTTTTGTACCATGAAGTGATTCCTAAAGCGGTTTCTAGTGTACTCTGCATTAAGGAGATTTTTTCAAAGATAAAAGGTATTATTTTTTTTGTAAAAAAAGAGAGAACTAAAGAATAAGACTTTAGTTGGATGTTGTGAGCAACCTTTCCAACAGTGATAAGGGTTTCCCAAAACCCGACGCCTGCACTTATTTTTGTAGGATTAAAAGGGTTATAAACAACGCATTCAATCCAAAGGAAGCCAGTAAATTGAGCCACATCGTATTTTTAAAGTTGGCTTGTGATGCGTCGAGCCACGTTTTACGAAACCAATTCAGAAAAAATACGAGGGTGGGAGCGGTGAGTACGATGAAAAGAAGAAAGTGCTGAAGCGGTAAATACACCCAAAAACCGAGGGCGGTCAAGGAGTAAATGCTGGCAGTAAAAAAGAAAGTACCCCGAATCCCCAACAGCAGACTCAAGGTTCGGTCGCCGCGTTTGGCGTCTTCTTCGTGCTGATAAATTTGCGTCATGGGGTACACTGCCCACAGCATCATCGAACTCAAAATGGCAGGGAAAAGATTATTGGTCAATTCGCTATTTTCTTGTAAAACAGCTTGTTGGGTGCTGAGATAAACAAAAAAGCCTTGAAAAAGACCAACGATAAACCAGCTCAACAGCGGGTACTTTTTGAGTCGAATGCTGGTATGACTGTACGATTTAGAAACCAATCCATACACCAAAACGGCCAATGCAAAAACAGTTCCTATGAAAAAATAACTGAGGACAATGGCCAAAATATCCATCGCCCAAGCGACCGAAAAAAGCGCTTTATCCACGGCGGGTGGTTTTTCGAGGCCACCGATGCTGCCCTCGTCTTTGTCGAAATAGCTGTTGTAGGCATTGCTGGCGGGATACACCAACACATGCCAAATCATAAACACCCAACAAGCTTTCGTGACGTCGAAATGTGACGATTGGCTGAGAGCAAACCAATAAACGGGCATCAAAAACAACGAAAATGGCAAACGAAGATGTAGAAGAATGGCTCTGGGCGTCATGTTGAGGGAGAGGGTTAGAAAGGTTGCCCGTGGGTCAGACGGATTAAATTTTTGATGATAAAAGGAAAAGGCCGAAGCGTTCGCAGCAACAATTCCGTTTGAAATTCGCTGCCAAATTGGGCTTGAATTTGCCGCCCTACCCACAACCGCCGCCTGAAATGCTGGTTCCAATCGCGCACAAACTGGGTTTCTAATTCGTTTCGAGAAATTATTCCATTGGTATATTTGTCTATCCATTCAAACGCAATTTTGGAAGTGTGCAAAGCCATGCTCATGCCATTGCCGCAGAGGGGCGTAATCATCCCTGCCGCATCGCCGAGTAACAACACGTGGTTTTCGACCAAGCTTTTGGGTTCAAAACTAACCTGAGAAATGGTGATGGGTTCGGAAAACAAAAAGTCAGCATTGGTAAAAATTGATTTCAAATAAGGATTCCGAAAGAGCACTTGTTCTTGCATTTGCTCCAGTTTATTGCCCGATTTTTTGAGGTTTTGAGCGGTTGTGAGGTAGCAAAGGCAGTATTTGTCTTCCTCAATGGCCGAAATGCCGCAGTAGCCGTCCACAAAATTATGCAGGGCAATTTTGTCTTTGGGGAAGTTGGTCTGAATGTGGTATTTGACCCCAATGTAATTGTTGAGTCGTGTTTCTTGGCTTTGCACAAAAGGACGTTTCCAAGCCACGTCGAGGTTTGATTTTTTGCCAAAACTCCCCACGCAGCAATCCACTTCCCACGTTTGCTGGTTGGCTACAATGACAAACGAATCGGTTGCTGTCAAGTAGTCAATCTTGCTAACGGTATGTTTTTCTAATACCTGAACACCTACCGAGCGGGCAAGGAGGGCCAGTTCGTGGTCGAGTTGGTAGCGACTTAATCCAAACCCACCCAAGGGCAGAGTTTCCGTCACTGTTGTCCCTTTAGGCGAGGAGATTTCGAGGCGTTTGATGGTAGGCAAGTTCCATTCGGAAAGCGGAATGCCCAAGCGTTGAAGAAAATCGTACGATTCAAGGCTGATGTATTCGCCACAAACACGGTGGAAAGGGTAGGTGTTTTTTTCAAACAGCACAACTTCAAAACCCTTTTGGGCTGCTTGAATGGCCAAACTTAGTCCCGCCAACCCACCTCCAACGATGCCTAATCTATGTTTGCGCATGTTTGACAACAATTAAAAACCGAAACGCCCACTGCCAACGTATAGTGTATTGCGTAATACCTGCCTTGATAAGTAACGTTTCCCATTCCGAGCGGGTAAAACCACGCTTGACCGAAAGCGGCGCGTCATTTTTAACCAAATAAGAGCGGGAGAAAAGCTGCGTCAATAATTTTATTGAATAGTACGCCAACGGGTGACGGTGTAAATCAGCGATAAAGAAACCTTGGGTTGAATTTTTGTGCATCCATTGCAGCATATCCACCAACTGTTCGTCGGTAAAGTGATGACAAAAGAGCGAATTAAAAAGAAGGTTGGGCGTTTTATGAAAGATAGCTTTTTGATAATCAGCTGTTTGGAAACGAATTGAAGGGTTGTGGCTGCGAGCGTAGGTGGTACAATCGCGCTTCAAATCCACTCCTTCAAGGACAAAGTCGGGGTATTTTGAACGAATCGCTCCGAGGTTGTCGCCGCCTCCTGAGCCGATTTCAACCACGTAGAGGGAGGGGACTTTCTTGGCAAATTTTGAGATACCATTCAACACCACTCTATGACCACCAAGCAATGAGTTGATGATTTTGAGTTCTTTCAGGTTTTGAAACAAATCGCCCGAAGGGATGTCGTCGGCATCCAGCAGTTCGGGTGTATAGGAGCGTTTTGTGAAGTTTATCATGCCAACATCATGCTTTCCATGGTGATACCAGGCCCAAAGGCAACCGCAAACGTATTTCCGTCATTGTTGGTGGAAAATAGCTTTTTTAGCACAAAAAGTATCGTCACCGACGACATATTTCCGTAGTTTCTTAACACCTCAAACGAAGTGTCGCTTGCTGAACTTTCTAACTTCATGGCCCGTTGAATTGCCTCCAAAATGCTTTTTCCGCCAGGGTGAATGGCCCAGTTGGTGATTTTGTTAAGCGTTAAGTTATTGCTGGATAGGGCGTTGAGAATCATTTTTTGAATCGAAGCCTCCAGTAATTTTGGTACCTCGTTGCTTAATTTCATCAAAAAACCGTGCTCAGATATTTTCCATGACATGTCGTTTTTTCCCTCCAATACCACTTCCGAATAAAACCCTTCGATGCGTTTTCCGTGGGGGCGATTGCTGACGATGCAAGCGGCGGCTCCGTCGGAAAAAAGTAAGTTGGAAGTTTGTGTATCCATTGACTTTCCTTTTTGAAAATGTAAGGTACACAACTCGGTACAAACCACTAAAACTTGAGCGTTGGCCTCGGCGCGGCAAAAAGCATCGGCCAATTTTAACGCGTGAATGGCTGCGTAACAGCCCATAAAATTGACCGAATTTCGGACTATTGTTGGAGATAAATCCAACGATTCCATCAACTGAATGTCTAACCCAGGTGCCATCAAACCCGTACAACTTACCGTAATAAGGTGCGTAAATGTGGCCAGACTTTCGGTAAAATGAAGGTCTTCAATGGCTGCTTGCGCTAGGGTCAGGGCGTGCGTCTCAAAGAAACTCATGCGTTGCGAAACGCTAGGAAATGGCTCTAAATCAGCGGTTTTTGGGTAGAATTGGTAGCCGTCTTTAGAACTGCTGTAGTCGGGTAATACCGAATGACGAAAAGAAATGCCGCTTCGATGATACATCAATGACAATCGACGTGCTTCGTCTTCCAAATAGGTTTCGGCCGATAGCATAAACCTCAAAATGTCGGTTTGTTGGTGCTTGAAAGCAGGCACAGCCGTACCGATGGCATTAATATAGGGCATGTAATTATTTTCGAGTTAATTGATTGCGCAAAGTAAGCAGTTTGGCATGTTACCAAATGTCGCCCAAACGACACATAACGGCTTAATTTACTATATTAACTAGAAATAGGCGAAGGAGTTTAAGAAAATCATTTCCCTTGCCAACCCCAAGGCTTCCAGTCTAAAACAATAGGTTTGGCAAGATTGAATTTTATGGAGATATACCTGTCTGAACCGATGCGCCGTAGGTTATAGGTAAAGGTATCATCTTTTAACCCAACCCACCAAACATTTGTGGCAGCGGCTGGAAGCAATTGTGCTGTTTCTTCGTCGGCTGGAAACATCTGGATGTCTGTCTGACCCACATTCGGACTTTTGCCACCATACATAGTTACTTTGTCAGGGGTGCCATCTTGATGCCGATGGTCGTGTTTGAGCAGAATTTTATCTCCAATTAAAGTGAAAACCCAAGTCCGTGATTTGTCTTCACCTACATAAAATGGAATTTTGATGACATCGTTTTCGCAAGCCAGAACTTGCATTTTTAAAGTTTTTCCTTTAAAAGTTTCATTGTCAGCACCTTCTGTAATTTCACCTTCGTACGACTTTCCACAGTGCTTTTTAAGGTTTTCCCAAAAGACCAAACTGGGTATTTTATTTTGGGCAAGTGTGTTCGTAGCAATCAGCAACAGCACAAAAAACAAATAGTAGGACGATTTCTTTTGCATAATCGATGGAGAAAAATATGGGACTGGGATGTAAACTCTATTTCTCAAAAAGGTCTTTCTTAGAAAGCGGTATTGTTGTGTTTTTTATTACTACATTTTTAGCATTGTACTTCTCAATTTTATCCTTGTTGACTATAAATGCCCTGTGGATTTGAATAAATTTTGAGGAGGGTAATAATTCTAAAATTTGCGAAATAGTAGCGCGCGATTTATACGTTTTTTCATTGGTATAAAAGAGTAAATAATTTCCTTCTGAATTGATAAAATTAATGTCTTCAATGGGTAATTCAACTTTGTATTCGCCATCTTTTACCAAAATGGTAGGTTTGGGTTTGTCTTCCTTTGAAGATTTTATGATTGCCAATTCAATGGATGCTATCAAGTCGCTGTTTTTGAAGGGTTTGGTTAGGTAAGAGTAGGGAGATGTTGCAACGGCTTCGCTGATGACTTTGGCATTTTCGTAGGCAGTCAGATAGATAAATGGTACTTTTTGTTTGTTTTGAATGAGATTACCTAAGCTAATGCCATCCATTTCGCCATCGCCAAGATTGATGTCAAGAATAGCGAGGTCAACAAATTCCTTGTTGAGAATAGCCAAGGCTTCATCGGCATTTTTGGCTTCCAAAGTCTGATAACCATTTTCTTGAAGAACCTTTTTTGTGAGTCTTCTATTCAGAAAATCGTCTTCTACGATTAGTATTGTTTTTAAATTCATTGGCGAGCTCGTTAAAAGCACATTTTTAGTTCAAACCCTTTTTTGAGTTGTGTTTCCACTGTACCATTGAGTTGGTCAATCAGTCCTTTCGTGATTTCTATCCCAAGCCCTTTGGTTTGTACATTCTTAAAATCAAAGCCAAAGCCATTGTCAATGTAGTGAAGGCAATTCTTTTCTGAGTTTTTATCCTGCGCGATTTCGATATTAATGATGCCGTTTGGCTGGTTTTTGAAGGCGTGTTTCATGCTATTGCTGACCAACTCTACGATGATTAAGCCCAATGGCAGGGCTTTTGTGATAGACAAAGTCTCGATGTCACAAGTGACAAACAGGCCTACATTTTTACCTTTGATGTCATACGAATCTTTGACGAGTTCTGACAAATCAGTGACGTACCGTTTCAAGTCCACGTCATTGACACTTTCCGAAACATTCAATTTTTTATGGAGTAAAGCAATCGAATGAATCCGATTCTGATTGCTTCTGATTAAGTCGTCAATGTTGCTATGGCTCGCCGATTCTTTCTGGATTTCTAAGATACTGATCACATACTGTAAATTGTTTTTTACTCGGTGTTGCAGTTCAGAAAGGAGCACCTGTTTTTGCTCCATTGTTTTTTCGATTTCGTCTTTTTGAAGACTAATTTCTCGATTTTTATCTTTCAAAATTGCATTACTTTTCTGTTTTTGACGGTTGTTCCGAATCAAAATGAGGGTCAGAACCCCAAAAAAAGTAAGAAATCCAATGAGCGTATTTTGCCTGATAGAATAGTCGTATTCTTTTTTAGCTTCTATTAAATCTCGTTCACGCTGTTTGATGGTATTTACAATATTTTGCGTTTGAAAAATTCTAGAAGTCGTATAAAGGCTATCGTTAGAGGCATTTACAATTTTTAGATAGTCGATTGCCTTGGCTGGATTTTTTTGTTCGTAGATTTGAGCTAAAAGTTTGGCGGCGTTTATAGTAAGCACTAAGTTTTTGAATTGTCGGCCGCCTGCTAAGGCTTTTTCTGCATAAAAAATAGCGGAGTCGGGTTGGTTCATTGCCTGAAAAACCCCCGCTAAATCAACCGACTGTTCGGACTCTAAAAAAGGATTGCCAAATTTGTTTGAGAAACTAATCGCAGTTCTTAGGTAATGCAATGCCTGTGGGTAATTTTTGCGTTTTTTTTCTACCCTTCCCATCACGGCATTGGCATACGATACCTCTATAGGGATGTTCAATTTTCGACAGCTCGTATCTATTAGTTTGCCATAATACATGGCAGAGTCAAATTTATTTAGGTTTTCGTAAACCTCGCCAAGATTATGGTAAATCAGCCATTTTCCGTTATTGGGAAGCGATTCTATTTCGGGGTGGTTTTTGGCTTTTAATAACCATTCTAATCGGTGTTGGCTATCTTGTTGTTTTTCGTAAACGAGGGCTATTAAATTATAAAAAACAATTTCCAGCTTGGGGTATTTTGCTTGACTTACCTGCAAGCCTTCATACGCCGACTGCATACCGTTTTGCCAGTCACCCGTGATGGTTGAGACAAAGCTCAACGCTTGCAAAGAAACCAATTCGCCATACGTATAATTTAGCTTTCGGGCGAGGCGAATAGACTCCGTGGCATACACAACCGCTTGGCGAGGGTCTGTCATGGTATGATACCTGGCCAACTGCCATAAGCTAAGTACCCGATTGGTGTCATCAATAACCTCCGTCAAATTTTGTTTCAACCTATCTACCTCTTTTGTAGGCAGACTAAGCGGTTGAGCGAAGCCAGAGGTAGCCAAAGCCGTGATTAGTAAAAGTAATATTTTAATGAGTTGGCTCGGCATAATGGCTAAAGAACTTCCCGAAAGGGCTAACGCTTTCGGGAAGTTGATTTTATTTGTATTAATAAATCTTTCTGTAAACTTA contains:
- a CDS encoding DoxX family protein, producing MKTTAIISWILRIIAAGILLQTLYFKFTAHPESVALFTKLGVEPWGRIATGVLELVTGILLLLPSTAFLGGFLAMGLMLGAIASHLLVIGIESQGDGGQLFILAIIVLKLSIIIQVLHRKQAQQFIHTYLPAK
- a CDS encoding YHS domain-containing (seleno)protein; this translates as MKTKHFFLPLLLVAPLFVYSQASLRSKQFNLENGLAIQGYDPVAYFTQNKSVEGSKQLSAVFEGVTYRFSSAANKELFVKDPKKYEPQYGGWCAYAMGATGEKVEVDPETFKIINGKLYLFYHSWTNNTLTKWNKDETNLKSKADKSWTSFFH
- a CDS encoding YHS domain-containing (seleno)protein, whose translation is MKNRIAQFALLFVLFSAVSFAQDKGIFQKNGIAINGYDPVAYFTESKPVEGQEAYSWTWNDAKWLFSSSANLEAFKANPEKYVPQFGGYCAYGVSENHKSPTDPNAWTIVDQKLYLNYSKKVKELWSKDVPTRIQKANEYWPTLNKAN
- a CDS encoding LysE family translocator, with protein sequence MSESLAILSLTALISFMGSIHPGPVNLAVVNATLSHNFKTGVWVAASGALPEIIYTLVALQSQVFLAKHQSIFQTLEVAIIPFFLIMGVYNFIKTPVQRNAAIRSAQPVEALKGFLSGLLNPQLLPFWVVFLIYLHSHFSLDTFGAKFSFVFGAALGAFLILVLFAYLAQRYQSTLFRLIQRYPMDKLIGLFFIGMSLYQTFKILA
- a CDS encoding UbiA family prenyltransferase, which translates into the protein MTPRAILLHLRLPFSLFLMPVYWFALSQSSHFDVTKACWVFMIWHVLVYPASNAYNSYFDKDEGSIGGLEKPPAVDKALFSVAWAMDILAIVLSYFFIGTVFALAVLVYGLVSKSYSHTSIRLKKYPLLSWFIVGLFQGFFVYLSTQQAVLQENSELTNNLFPAILSSMMLWAVYPMTQIYQHEEDAKRGDRTLSLLLGIRGTFFFTASIYSLTALGFWVYLPLQHFLLFIVLTAPTLVFFLNWFRKTWLDASQANFKNTMWLNLLASFGLNALFITLLILQK
- a CDS encoding NAD(P)/FAD-dependent oxidoreductase, translated to MRKHRLGIVGGGLAGLSLAIQAAQKGFEVVLFEKNTYPFHRVCGEYISLESYDFLQRLGIPLSEWNLPTIKRLEISSPKGTTVTETLPLGGFGLSRYQLDHELALLARSVGVQVLEKHTVSKIDYLTATDSFVIVANQQTWEVDCCVGSFGKKSNLDVAWKRPFVQSQETRLNNYIGVKYHIQTNFPKDKIALHNFVDGYCGISAIEEDKYCLCYLTTAQNLKKSGNKLEQMQEQVLFRNPYLKSIFTNADFLFSEPITISQVSFEPKSLVENHVLLLGDAAGMITPLCGNGMSMALHTSKIAFEWIDKYTNGIISRNELETQFVRDWNQHFRRRLWVGRQIQAQFGSEFQTELLLRTLRPFPFIIKNLIRLTHGQPF
- a CDS encoding methyltransferase domain-containing protein, encoding MINFTKRSYTPELLDADDIPSGDLFQNLKELKIINSLLGGHRVVLNGISKFAKKVPSLYVVEIGSGGGDNLGAIRSKYPDFVLEGVDLKRDCTTYARSHNPSIRFQTADYQKAIFHKTPNLLFNSLFCHHFTDEQLVDMLQWMHKNSTQGFFIADLHRHPLAYYSIKLLTQLFSRSYLVKNDAPLSVKRGFTRSEWETLLIKAGITQYTIRWQWAFRFLIVVKHAQT
- a CDS encoding type III polyketide synthase, which codes for MPYINAIGTAVPAFKHQQTDILRFMLSAETYLEDEARRLSLMYHRSGISFRHSVLPDYSSSKDGYQFYPKTADLEPFPSVSQRMSFFETHALTLAQAAIEDLHFTESLATFTHLITVSCTGLMAPGLDIQLMESLDLSPTIVRNSVNFMGCYAAIHALKLADAFCRAEANAQVLVVCTELCTLHFQKGKSMDTQTSNLLFSDGAAACIVSNRPHGKRIEGFYSEVVLEGKNDMSWKISEHGFLMKLSNEVPKLLEASIQKMILNALSSNNLTLNKITNWAIHPGGKSILEAIQRAMKLESSASDTSFEVLRNYGNMSSVTILFVLKKLFSTNNDGNTFAVAFGPGITMESMMLA
- a CDS encoding LytTR family DNA-binding domain-containing protein; protein product: MNLKTILIVEDDFLNRRLTKKVLQENGYQTLEAKNADEALAILNKEFVDLAILDINLGDGEMDGISLGNLIQNKQKVPFIYLTAYENAKVISEAVATSPYSYLTKPFKNSDLIASIELAIIKSSKEDKPKPTILVKDGEYKVELPIEDINFINSEGNYLLFYTNEKTYKSRATISQILELLPSSKFIQIHRAFIVNKDKIEKYNAKNVVIKNTTIPLSKKDLFEK
- a CDS encoding histidine kinase dimerization/phosphoacceptor domain -containing protein; this encodes MPSQLIKILLLLITALATSGFAQPLSLPTKEVDRLKQNLTEVIDDTNRVLSLWQLARYHTMTDPRQAVVYATESIRLARKLNYTYGELVSLQALSFVSTITGDWQNGMQSAYEGLQVSQAKYPKLEIVFYNLIALVYEKQQDSQHRLEWLLKAKNHPEIESLPNNGKWLIYHNLGEVYENLNKFDSAMYYGKLIDTSCRKLNIPIEVSYANAVMGRVEKKRKNYPQALHYLRTAISFSNKFGNPFLESEQSVDLAGVFQAMNQPDSAIFYAEKALAGGRQFKNLVLTINAAKLLAQIYEQKNPAKAIDYLKIVNASNDSLYTTSRIFQTQNIVNTIKQRERDLIEAKKEYDYSIRQNTLIGFLTFFGVLTLILIRNNRQKQKSNAILKDKNREISLQKDEIEKTMEQKQVLLSELQHRVKNNLQYVISILEIQKESASHSNIDDLIRSNQNRIHSIALLHKKLNVSESVNDVDLKRYVTDLSELVKDSYDIKGKNVGLFVTCDIETLSITKALPLGLIIVELVSNSMKHAFKNQPNGIINIEIAQDKNSEKNCLHYIDNGFGFDFKNVQTKGLGIEITKGLIDQLNGTVETQLKKGFELKMCF